The sequence below is a genomic window from Mytilus edulis chromosome 2, xbMytEdul2.2, whole genome shotgun sequence.
CTAAGCGGTTGTAAAAAAGTTGGTTAGCGCCCTCTCACGTCTGTCCCTAGTCTAGAGcatgtacttcagtggttgttgctgtgttacatatttgattttcgttacGTTTTAGTACATAAactaggcctttagttttcttgttttcttgttttacttctgtcatttcggtgcctttaatagctgtctatgcggtatgggtttttctcattgtcgaAGGTCATACGGTGATATGTGGATGTTAACTttctctgtcatttggtctcttgtgaaagtTGTGTCATTGGTAATaacatcacatcttcttttttgtatcaTAGATACATGAACCACGCTTATAATTTTGTTCAcaagacgcccgtttcgtctacaaaaaactcgcAACTCTCCAATTAAACATCTACTAgtaatttatcaatattacaATTTCAACgattattcatgtcaacacagaagtgctagCTACAGGCCTAGTGATACACTTGGAGAAttttcaccagcagtggcatcgaagaTGCAAGGCTTTTAATTTTGCAAGCGCGTTttgtctactaaagactcatcagtggcgttttataaaaatcataggcaaagggcaaaataaagtacgaagttgaagagcattcagagACAAATATtctgaaaggttttgccaaaatcAGCTAAGATCATTTTTTACCACATTTTTCATTTTGCCCTTCTTTTTTTCAGTATTCTGTGGTTCATGTAACTATTAGTGTTAAAAAAATGTCAGTAGTATTCTACTTTGGAAAACAAATAGAGCCGGAAAAGTTTAGCATCGGTTCTGAAGCTGTGACACTGAAGCCAAAAGGAGAACCTGAAGCTGAAATAAGTATTCCAAAAGGCTCATTTGAATCAGCAGGACAAATGTGTTTACAGGTAgctatttgaacaatttataatAATTGTACCACGCAATTTTAATATGTATTCCAATACATACTTAACATTAACTAAGCAATTCGTACTGAAGCTGAAATAGTTCTCTTATGTGTTAGTCCACAAATGCCGAAATAtaagcagtttttttttataagtacacGAAATAATCGGAAAGGTATTTAACATGTTTCAGTTATATTCAAAAgtaataaacattttttgaaGGCGGTTCTATTAAATTactatttactatttaaaaaacaaattttaaaaatgttcatttcTGGATGAAATTTTAAGTCGAAACGTATGTTCTAACCAACGGTATCTATtcacataaaaaatgaaataaaaccttATTTctatgccccatttattggcattgtgttttctggtctgtgcgtccgtctgttcgttcgttcgtctcttcatctgttcgtccgtctgtcccgctgcaggttaaagtttttggtcaatgtagtttttgatgcagttgaagtccaatcaacttgaaacttagtacacatgttccctttgatatgatctttctaattttaatgccagattactgttttaccccattttcacggtccactaaacatagaaaatgatagtgcggattggacatccgtgtacttgggacacattcttgttataatataataacatcgcaatatttttttgtgaattcAATGAATAGTCTTATATTTACTCAAAAGATAGTCATTATCCCAACTTTGTACCAAAtaagacaaatatatttttttaagattgttGATACCAAAGAAGTGAATGAAGAAGAAAAGGAAGATGAGTCTGGAGATATGTTGACAACAAACATAGTCGACATATCGATGACTGATGGTCAACAACCAAAGCAAGAAATTGGTATTAAAATCCCAATCCATCACAAGTTGTCTGAGGATGATGCTGTAGTTATACTGGCAACATCTATCGATGCGCCTTGTTCAGTTGACGATTGGGAAGTTATGGAGGCAGAAATGGACGAATCTGGAAAATCTGCAACTTTTAGAATACGTCATTTTTCTATGTATGAAATTTTGGTTTAAGgatgaaatgttttatatattttgcatcTGAAGTGTTTAGTTTTCTTAATATAGCCAGGTTGATCTTATATTCATTTTCGaaagaaagagtttttttttataccaacataatatgtttgctttaaaactttattttctgaACCTTATTGTTTAAATTTGTAATATGCACTTGGTAGCTTCAATAATTAGGACGACGtcttaaatagatataaagagTTGACAAAAGGAAGGCATACCACCAAGAGGATAATGCtaagttatttttaaaaacatttttttccttttaggGCATCAAAATAGTATTCTTTTATGATTACTGGCGCCCATAGACTACCCAACTCTACacactaataaaaataaaaatacccatACGACAGTGCCATGTGCTGATTTTAATTGCACATTATGATACATAACATCATATCGACAAAATACAGTCAGTAATTTATTAGTACTACTGAAATCAAAACATTAAATACATCATCAAATAAGTTCATATaagcaaaataaaattttaactgGGAAACACGTCTAATCTAGTCGGCCCTGTCGTGCTAAATGGTTATATCACATGCAGCGTGAGTATACAAATAACGTACTATGAGCAGACAACTAGAAaacattaatttcaataaaattcagTTCCTTCAAGCGGTTGAAATTATATTACTTCAGTCAAAATAGAGCCTGGCTTTTCCCCGCTGAAACAAGTAAagatacatgtgtatatatgaaaattatgaaaagtaaaatcaccaaaaatactaaactccaaggaaatttcaaaacggaagtcccttatcaaatgggaAAGATtaaaagcgcaaacacatcaaacgaatggataacgactgtcatattcctgacttgataacaacataacccgtatcttgttttataaaatatgtgtttatttccgatgcaaagaccatatgagggaatcaatattaaaactaaaatatgccatctttattGACATGACAATAGtgtcgtaattatatcccttctaagtgagtctatttaaaggtttggttatttttttaaattaatgccGACATGTTGGTGCAGTATAAGGAAATCACCACAAAatattgaatgtgaaatacctgaaagtataggcattttcttaagtagaaaatgatggactaaatatgattttatagctagctaaacatctcaatTGTAAGACAGTTGCAGGCAGTGTTAGTTCCCCGTTTTATAAGAAAGAATTAACATTTCAGAAAAAAGTTTTTATGCAGGTTAAATTTTATGTCTTTGTTTATGTATTCGTTTTTGTAGTTATGCTGGATCATCaaaagaaaaagtgaaaaaagacTTACCTGGGGTTGTCGATGCTTTAGATAGATCTATAAACCGACAAAGAAAGATTGAATTCATCTTCTTAACAAAATGGGTAGATGCTGATGCTCAACTCTTGGTAATAGAAGGGATCGCCGCACGGAAATCTGATAGTAGAATCAATTATTGGGCGAGACAAGGCTATAATGAAAAATCATTGAAGAGAAGCAAAGAAAGTCTTGTCAAAAATGGGCAAAGATTCATGgtaaattttcaattgaattcaGAAGCTTATAGAAAGTAACTCTCAAATCTAGTTTTAGAATCAAAGCTTCAATAGTTAACTTCATGACAAATTAGGAAATTTAAGAACTATCTCCAAATAGATATCTGGGATACTTTCGGACTtctttgatctgagcgtcacttgtaagtcttgtgtggacgaaacgcgcgtctggcgtgttagatgataaacctggtaccttttgatagctattattcgtgtgtttctctgtcctaaatgttctcccatttatttgtattgcagtCCTGTCATTTAATggtgtcattttaatgttaatatACGTAACATTGTCAAAAAAGCGGGAGTTTggttagccacaaaaccaggttcgagccaccatttttttcttaaaatgtcctgtaccaagtccggaaaatgatttatgaatttcaaacagcggtatactactgttgcccttatttgTACGATATGCGGACATATCCACGAATACTCAAAGAAAAGTCGATCATTTTTACATTATGAATGGGGATGTGGCAATGaaaatacaacattgttttacaAATAAGCGTAAAATGACCAATAACTAAAGCTTAATATAGTCTCTTATTTTAACGATATTTAAATACAGTAGGTATACATTCATTGCTTCTGATAGTTTTTTCTGGAATGTTTAATTTTGTATTGACGGAACATAGCTGGGTTCATACCTAAGTCATTTAAATAATCAGTAGTACGCTTGAAATTACATTACTTAATATATCAAATCTTCTATTATTATTCTAAAAATCAGTATATTCTCACAAAAATCACAACTTAATATCTTTCACGTTTGtgcaattgtttatttttttatttgctcagTTTACCTTGTTTGGAAACCTAGTGGAAGTATCAAGAGAAGAGAGTTTTGCTTTAACTTACCAAAACAACAGAGATAATTTCCAGATAATTAATATCTGTTTAGATGACCCCAAAAAAACATTTACTGGAGAAGTCCACATATCTTTCGAAAATGAGGTTGAACTTACAATACCATTAAAGAAGAGTGGTTTATTTTCCTGTTGCAGTGATCAAAGAGTAAAGAAAGTTACAAATATCGAGTATGAAAGCTTGCAGACCATTTCTTATGAGGTCATAAAAACAAAAGGTAACTGAAATACGACATATGAATTTGAATGTATATCAAAGGTAATTTGCAAGGAGTAAGTTCATAGTTTGCACTAGTCGGTTCAAGCTTGAacgaatgaaaaaataaaaaaagtcttAAATTGTCAAGctcaattttgtttaaaagtgtcaGTCCACAACAACGACGTAGCATAATctttttctttgtaaaataaGATTATCGGTATCAATTTTaatgcaccagatgcacattaaagcatcttcaacttcgtactttatttggcctttttattttttttgaattcgagcgtcactgatgagtcttttgaagacgaaacgcgcgtttggcgtatatacaaaattaatcgATGAGTTTATTcagacaaataatgtctcttttGTGACGCTGGaggtaaaaaaatgtatacttaatTCATACGTCTAACAGCTAATAaaaccgaaaaggaccaaaagTTAAGTCTAAACCCGACAAGGAAATAATGTCATGCATTTTAGATTAAGTTGCAAAATAAGTGTTCAATTCCCCTATTATGTATGTTGTCCCTGGTGCATGTATCTACAATCAATATCTTTTCAATTAAAGTTTAGGAAAGCTTTCGAAAAATGATTTTTGTAAGGGTACACCATTGACACTATTTTCATTTACGATATAGCTTTTACatactttaaagatttttttcactaattttcaaCACAGattgttgttttcttttgcataagtgcttaacaaattgtgactcttctttttgtggattttttttatcataaaaccaACAAATACCTccgaaatcattttaaaattttgtatgaatcaaaatgcaataaataGTTATTAATCCTAATAACAAATTATATGAATAATAGTCATATTTTATGTCTGAAAggtattatagaa
It includes:
- the LOC139511701 gene encoding uncharacterized protein; this translates as MKSEYSDVTDSHKDNTEIVSDIYECRLWCNKRKTLRLNVRLETVLASSENLILMSSNEKIGRIDCIDKFTEHKNQSKHYSVVHVTISVKKMSVVFYFGKQIEPEKFSIGSEAVTLKPKGEPEAEISIPKGSFESAGQMCLQIVDTKEVNEEEKEDESGDMLTTNIVDISMTDGQQPKQEIGIKIPIHHKLSEDDAVVILATSIDAPCSVDDWEVMEAEMDESGKSATFRIRHFSIYAGSSKEKVKKDLPGVVDALDRSINRQRKIEFIFLTKWVDADAQLLVIEGIAARKSDSRINYWARQGYNEKSLKRSKESLVKNGQRFMFTLFGNLVEVSREESFALTYQNNRDNFQIINICLDDPKKTFTGEVHISFENEVELTIPLKKSGLFSCCSDQRVKKVTNIEYESLQTISYEVIKTKAAFCLPYAMATSLTDVVKMSQVTLGSLFLDEEQFPEEDF